A section of the Entelurus aequoreus isolate RoL-2023_Sb linkage group LG21, RoL_Eaeq_v1.1, whole genome shotgun sequence genome encodes:
- the pde6gb gene encoding phosphodiesterase 6G, cGMP-specific, rod, gamma, paralog b, which yields MNLEAPKAEIKSATRVSGGPATPRKGPPKFKQRQTRQFKSKPPKKGVQGFGDDIPGMEGLGTDITVICPWEAFNHLELHELAQYGII from the exons ATGAATCTGGAGGCGCCCAAAGCTGAGATCAAATCGGCCACCCGGGTGAGCGGGGGCCCCGCCACCCCGCGCAAAGGACCCCCCAAGTTCAAGCAGAGGCAGACGCGCCAGTTCAAGAGCAAGCCCCCCAAGAAGGGCGTGCAGGG GTTTGGCGATGACATCCCGGGGATGGAGGGCTTGGGAACCG ACATCACCGTCATCTGTCCCTGGGAGGCCTTCAACCACCTGGAGCTGCACGAGCTGGCCCAGTACGGAATCATCTGA
- the nploc4 gene encoding nuclear protein localization protein 4 homolog encodes MADNMIIRVQSPDGMKKIPSAKRETAAAFLKKVGKEFGFNSNRFSIYLNRDKTGEIISQNKSLSLLKIKHGDMLYLFPSGSPPSSGETMDTASPHSSSSLPSTSSSTPSTSSFLMPRPLAASQVQEDEIDQYLTKQDGKIYRNKDAQLCHHGALGKCVHCVPLEPFDEDYLNHLDPPVKHMSFHAYLRKLTGGADKGKFAALENISCKIKSGCEGHPPWPEGICTKCQPSAITLNRQKYRHVDNIMFENHTTADRFLDFWRKTGSQRMGYLYGRYTEHKDIPLGIRAEVAAIYEPPQNATQNNLELLDDPKAAAVDEIAAKLGLRKVGWIFTDLLSEDTRIGTVRYTRNLDSHYLSAEECITAGYFQNQHSNPCKLSRDGHFGSKFVTVVATGGPDNQVHFEGYQVSNQCMALVRDECLLPCKDAPELGYAKESSPEQYVPDVFFKDNDKFGNDITLLARPLPVEYLIIDITTTFPKDPQYTFSSTQRFPIENREILGETQDFHSLATYLSQCTSSSFLDIVSDFHLLLFLVTNDIMPLRDSIGLLLDAVKTSDEDLAQTWKKSEQWATVEQLCGTIGGQPAGPLGFDSIGDSSAPPSSSAMWSCPHCTFMNQPGTEHCDMCRLPRS; translated from the exons ATGGCGGATAATATG ATCATCAGGGTACAGTCCCCAGATGGGATGAAGAAAATTCCTTCTGCCAAGAGGGAGActgctgctgcctttttaaagaaG GTGGGAAAAGAGTTTGGATTCAATTCAAACCGCTTCTCCATTTACCTGAACCGCGACAAAACGGGAGAGATCATATCCCAGAACAAAAGCCTGAGCCTGCTGAAGATCAA GCATGGCGACATGCTCTATTTGTTCCCCTCGGGGTCACCGCCCTCCTCCGGGGAGACCATGGACACGGCCTCCCCGCACTCGTCTTCGTCGCTGCCGTCCACCTCCTCTTCCACGCCGTCCACTTCCTCTTTCTTGATGCCTCGCCCTCTGGCGGCGTCGCAGGTCCAGGAGGACGAGATTGACCAGTATCTGACCAAACAAGACGGAAAGATCTACAGGAACAAAGATGCTCAGCT GTGTCACCATGGTGCCCTGGGTAAATGCGTGCACTGTGTACCGTTAGAG CCTTTTGATGAAGACTACCTGAATCACCTGGACCCGCCAGTCAAGCACATGTCATTCCACGCCTACCTGCGCAAGCTGACTGGAGGAGCGGACAA AGGGAAGTTTGCCGCTCTTGAGAACATCAGCTGCAAGATCAAATCGGGCTGTGAGGGCCACCCTCCCTGGCCGGAGGGGATCTGCACCAAGTGCCAGCCCAGCGCCATCACGCTGAACAGACAG AAATACAGACACGTGGACAACATCATGTTTGAGAACCACACCACAGCCGACCGCTTTCTGGACTTCTGGAGGAAGACGGGCAGCCAGCGGATGGGCTACCTGTACGGCAGGTACACGGAGCACAAAGACATCCCCCTGGGAATCCGAGCGGAAGTGGCCGCCATCTACGAGCCTCCCCAG AATGCCACCCAGAACAATCTGGAACTGCTGGACGACCCCAAAGCTGCTGCTGTGGACGAGATAGCTGCCAAGCTTGGCCTGCGCAAG GTGGGCTGGATCTTCACAGACCTGCTCTCTGAGGACACCAGGATAGGGACTGTGCGCTACACCAGAAACCTG GACTCTCACTACCTGAGTGCAGAGGAGTGCATCACCGCAGGATACTTCCAAAACCAACATTCCAACCCCTGCAAACTCTCTCGAGACGGACATTTTGGCTCCAAGTTTGTGACGGTGGTGGCGACAG GCGGCCCGGACAACCAAGTGCACTTTGAGGGTTACCAGGTGTCCAACCAGTGCATGGCTCTGGTGAGGGACGAGTGTCTCCTGCCCTGCAAAGACGCTCCTGAACTGGGCTACGCTAAAGAGTCCAGTCCCGAGCAGTACGTCCCAGATGTCTTCTTCAAG GACAATGACAAATTTGGAAATGACATCACGCTCCTGGCGCGGCCTCTTCCCGTGGAGTATCTCATCATAGAC ATAACAACAACCTTCCCCAAGGACCCCCAGTACACCTTCAGCTCCACACAGCGCTTCCCCATCGAGAACCGAGAGATCCTGGGAGAGACGCAA GACTTCCACAGCTTGGCCACATATCTCTCCCAGTGCACCTCCAGCTCATTCCTGGACATAGTGTCAGACTTCCACCTGCTCCTCTTCCTGGTCACCAACGACATCATGCCTCTGAGA GACAGCATCGGACTGCTGCTGGATGCTGTCAAGACCTCCGACGAGGATCTGGCCCAGACGTGGAAGAAGTCGGAGCAGTGGGCCACCGTGGAGCAGCTGTGTG GTACAATCGGGGGGCAACCCGCTGGACCTCTGGGTTTTGACTCCATAGGAGACTCCTCCGCCCCTCCCTCCTCCTCCGCCATGTGGTCCTGCCCCCACTGCACCTTCATGAACCAGCCTGGCACCGAGCACTGTGACATGTGCCGGCTGCCCCGCAGCTAA